A window from Ignavibacteriota bacterium encodes these proteins:
- the alaS gene encoding alanine--tRNA ligase has protein sequence MTSQQIRNQFLEFFKSKQHTIVPSAPVVPYDDPTLLFTNAGMNQFKDVFLGKGNRDYKRAADTQKCIRVSGKHNDLEEVGHDTYHHTFFEMLGNWSFGDYYKEEAITWAWELLTEVWKLPKERLWATVFETDDEALNLWKTKTDINPNHVLKFGAKDNFWEMGETGPCGPCSEIHINLTDDYENPKYVNTGVPECLEIWNLVFIQNNRDENGILHDLPAKHVDTGMGFERVCAVLQSKNSNYDTDVFQPLIQEISKISKIPYDTQEHQIPMRVIADHIRTLTFAIGDGAVPGNDGRSYVLRRILRRAARYGRKLNLNEPFMYKLVDVLVKTMSDVFPEIKSNQANIEKIIKAEEESFNATLDRGISLFEEISQNVILKNAKVIPGEDVFKLYDTFGFPVDLTNVMAQEKGLRIDEDKFNILMNEQKVRARKANKVDGARFIYKDYIPDEHKVLTEFVGYDNFEEGIEITEINRIDDLLIFNKTPFYAESGGQIGDTGTIYYRDQILNIVDTQKFDNTYLHKVDFPNDPDYTDLPISIFAPFIVQVNIKRRWEIMRNHSATHFLHAALRQILGTHVKQAGSYVGPDRLRFDFAHFQKVTHQELQEIESLVNFKLHENIELQHHRNITFDEAKKMGALMFFGDKYGDKVNVVQFGDFSLEFCGGTHVKNSSQIGLFKIISESSIASGVRRIEAVTGLGVEKYIHNQILELRNADEKIAQLNEEKKKIEKELSEIKLKEKLGGIDTIVNNPFEKNGINIFKGKVDVNNMDELKSMGDELREKIRNGVGVLISEIEGKVGIVCVVTDDLISTKKLSAGKIVGEIAKIVGGGGGGRLHLATAGGKDISKIDEALSKVEEFI, from the coding sequence ATGACATCGCAACAAATTAGAAATCAATTTTTAGAATTTTTCAAATCCAAACAACATACAATTGTCCCAAGTGCGCCGGTTGTTCCTTATGATGATCCAACTTTACTTTTTACAAACGCGGGAATGAATCAGTTTAAAGATGTTTTTTTGGGAAAAGGAAATCGCGATTATAAACGCGCTGCCGATACACAAAAATGTATTCGAGTTAGCGGAAAGCATAATGATTTGGAAGAAGTCGGACACGATACTTATCATCACACATTTTTTGAAATGTTGGGAAATTGGAGTTTTGGCGATTATTATAAAGAAGAAGCAATTACTTGGGCTTGGGAATTATTAACCGAAGTTTGGAAATTACCGAAAGAGAGATTATGGGCAACTGTTTTTGAAACTGATGATGAAGCTTTGAATTTGTGGAAAACCAAGACTGATATTAACCCAAATCATGTTTTAAAGTTTGGCGCAAAAGATAATTTTTGGGAAATGGGAGAAACTGGTCCGTGCGGTCCGTGTTCGGAAATTCATATAAATCTAACAGATGATTATGAAAACCCAAAATATGTAAATACCGGAGTACCGGAATGTTTGGAGATTTGGAATTTAGTTTTTATACAAAATAATCGTGATGAAAATGGAATCTTGCATGATCTTCCCGCAAAACATGTTGATACCGGAATGGGCTTTGAGCGAGTTTGTGCAGTTTTGCAAAGTAAAAATTCAAATTATGATACCGATGTTTTTCAGCCGTTAATTCAAGAAATTTCAAAAATTTCTAAAATTCCTTATGATACTCAAGAACATCAAATTCCAATGCGTGTAATTGCTGATCATATTCGTACACTTACTTTTGCAATTGGAGATGGCGCAGTTCCCGGTAATGATGGAAGAAGTTACGTACTACGCAGAATTTTACGTAGAGCTGCTCGTTACGGAAGAAAATTAAATTTAAATGAACCATTCATGTATAAGTTGGTTGATGTTTTGGTAAAAACAATGAGCGATGTTTTCCCGGAAATAAAATCAAATCAAGCAAATATTGAAAAAATTATAAAAGCGGAAGAAGAAAGTTTTAATGCAACTTTAGATAGAGGAATTTCTTTGTTCGAAGAAATTTCCCAAAATGTAATTTTAAAAAATGCAAAAGTAATACCCGGCGAAGATGTTTTTAAACTTTATGATACTTTCGGATTTCCTGTTGATTTAACCAATGTTATGGCTCAAGAAAAAGGTTTACGAATTGATGAAGATAAATTTAATATTTTGATGAATGAACAAAAAGTCCGCGCAAGAAAAGCGAATAAAGTTGATGGTGCAAGATTTATTTATAAAGATTATATTCCAGATGAACATAAAGTTTTAACTGAATTTGTTGGATATGATAATTTTGAAGAAGGAATTGAAATTACGGAAATAAATAGAATTGATGATTTGCTTATTTTTAATAAAACACCATTTTATGCTGAATCTGGTGGTCAAATTGGTGACACTGGTACAATTTATTACAGAGATCAAATTTTGAATATTGTTGATACTCAAAAGTTTGATAATACTTATTTACATAAAGTTGATTTTCCAAACGATCCTGATTATACTGATTTACCTATTTCAATCTTTGCTCCATTTATTGTTCAAGTAAATATCAAACGCAGATGGGAAATTATGCGAAATCACAGTGCGACACATTTTCTTCATGCTGCACTTCGACAAATTCTCGGGACTCATGTAAAGCAAGCTGGATCGTATGTTGGTCCGGATAGATTACGTTTTGATTTTGCACATTTTCAAAAAGTTACCCATCAAGAATTACAAGAAATTGAATCTTTGGTAAATTTTAAATTACATGAAAATATTGAACTTCAGCATCACAGAAATATTACGTTTGATGAAGCTAAAAAAATGGGCGCTTTAATGTTCTTCGGTGATAAATACGGAGATAAAGTAAATGTTGTGCAGTTTGGAGATTTTTCATTGGAATTCTGCGGCGGGACTCATGTAAAAAATAGTTCGCAAATTGGATTGTTTAAAATTATCAGCGAATCATCAATTGCAAGCGGAGTAAGAAGAATAGAAGCCGTAACCGGTTTGGGGGTTGAAAAATATATTCATAATCAAATTTTAGAATTAAGAAACGCTGATGAAAAAATTGCTCAACTAAATGAAGAAAAGAAAAAAATTGAGAAAGAACTTTCTGAAATTAAACTTAAAGAAAAACTTGGCGGCATTGATACTATTGTAAATAATCCATTTGAGAAAAATGGAATAAATATTTTTAAAGGAAAAGTTGATGTAAACAATATGGATGAATTGAAATCCATGGGAGATGAACTTCGTGAAAAAATCAGAAATGGAGTTGGAGTTTTAATTTCCGAAATTGAAGGAAAGGTTGGAATTGTCTGTGTTGTTACGGATGATTTAATTAGTACAAAAAAATTATCCGCTGGAAAAATTGTTGGAGAAATTGCAAAAATTGTCGGAGGCGGAGGAGGTGGAAGACTACATCTTGCAACTGCCGGTGGAAAAGATATTTCAAAAATTGATGAAGCATTGAGTAAAGTTGAAGAGTTTATTTAA
- a CDS encoding OsmC family protein, whose amino-acid sequence MALHKAVVKQLQGITLVGKTDSNHWITMDGPENFGGSNGAIRPKELLLLGLAGCTASDVITILEKKRVKLDDFEIQISAESAETHPKVFTKIHLEFILVGKNIKEADVERAIELSQKTYCSVTAMLEKSVEITHSFTIKEEK is encoded by the coding sequence ATGGCTCTACATAAAGCAGTGGTTAAACAATTACAAGGAATTACGTTAGTTGGAAAAACCGATTCAAATCATTGGATTACGATGGATGGACCGGAAAATTTTGGCGGAAGTAACGGAGCAATTAGACCAAAAGAACTTTTATTACTTGGTTTAGCCGGCTGTACCGCCTCTGATGTGATAACAATTTTGGAGAAAAAAAGAGTAAAATTAGATGATTTTGAAATTCAAATTTCTGCTGAATCTGCAGAAACACATCCAAAAGTTTTTACAAAAATTCACCTTGAATTTATATTAGTAGGAAAAAATATAAAAGAAGCTGATGTTGAGCGGGCAATAGAACTTTCTCAAAAAACTTATTGTAGTGTAACGGCAATGTTGGAAAAATCAGTTGAAATTACACACTCATTTACAATTAAAGAAGAAAAATAA
- a CDS encoding family 43 glycosylhydrolase, producing the protein MKTTKRILIVFLLFFSIISGQQKSQKTYCNPMDIGYRYNFEQIDQKISYRSAADPVIVTFKDSYYLFATISNGWWKSKDMSVWEFVTPSMWPMEDNCAPAVLVVKDTMLIYQSTFERRPILYTTQPETGKLKFYNRYMPWRRKEIGSWDPALFYDEDLNRYFMYWGSSNIYPIYGCELDYSRQLAYKDTIAYQFIYLHPEEHGWERFGLNHSDEIDPFIEGAWMTKYNGKYYLQYAAPGTEYNVYANGTYIGNDPLGPFTYAPYNPISYKPGGYVQGAGHGNTFQDLNGNFWNTDTPWIAVNWNFERRIAMFPAFFDKDDQFFSNTRFGDFPHYLPTKKIINKDELFTGWMLLSYKKPVTASSVRDTFSCTQITDENPRSYWVANTNKSGEWAIIDLQKISNVKAIQINLTDYKSNIYFNDSIVYTQFKFYTSKDNVIWECVVDLSNEKQDRPNGYFELENPIDARYIKFENIYVPTLNLAINAIRVFGNSYDAKPKTPNSLKVIRGKDERNAFITWDKVDGIVGYNILWGIAKDKLYQTYQIFHDQGPKLELRALNKGVDYFFAIEAFNENGVSEKSLAISCE; encoded by the coding sequence ATGAAAACTACAAAAAGAATTCTTATAGTTTTTCTTCTTTTCTTCTCAATAATTTCTGGACAACAAAAATCTCAAAAAACTTATTGTAACCCAATGGATATCGGTTATCGTTACAACTTTGAACAAATTGATCAGAAAATTTCATATCGATCTGCTGCCGATCCAGTAATTGTTACATTCAAAGATTCATATTATTTATTTGCAACAATTTCTAACGGCTGGTGGAAATCTAAAGATATGAGCGTTTGGGAATTTGTTACACCAAGCATGTGGCCCATGGAAGATAATTGCGCTCCGGCTGTACTTGTTGTAAAAGACACAATGTTAATTTATCAATCGACTTTTGAAAGACGACCAATTTTGTACACAACCCAACCGGAAACCGGAAAATTAAAATTTTATAATCGTTATATGCCATGGCGAAGAAAAGAAATAGGTTCTTGGGATCCGGCACTTTTTTATGATGAAGATTTGAATAGATATTTTATGTATTGGGGTTCATCAAATATATACCCAATTTACGGTTGCGAATTGGATTATAGCCGACAATTAGCTTACAAAGATACAATTGCATATCAATTTATTTATCTTCACCCCGAAGAACACGGCTGGGAAAGGTTTGGATTAAACCATAGTGATGAAATCGATCCTTTTATTGAAGGCGCTTGGATGACAAAATATAATGGCAAATATTATTTGCAATATGCTGCTCCCGGAACGGAATATAATGTTTACGCAAATGGAACTTATATAGGAAACGATCCGCTTGGACCTTTTACTTATGCGCCTTACAATCCAATTTCATACAAACCCGGCGGTTATGTGCAAGGTGCTGGTCATGGAAATACTTTTCAAGATTTGAATGGAAATTTTTGGAATACCGATACTCCGTGGATTGCAGTAAATTGGAATTTTGAAAGGCGAATTGCAATGTTTCCGGCATTTTTTGATAAAGATGATCAGTTTTTTTCTAATACACGATTTGGAGATTTCCCACATTACTTACCCACTAAAAAAATCATAAATAAAGATGAACTTTTTACCGGATGGATGTTGTTGAGTTATAAAAAACCGGTTACCGCTTCGTCTGTTCGTGATACTTTTTCTTGTACCCAAATTACGGATGAAAATCCGAGAAGTTATTGGGTTGCAAATACAAATAAATCCGGAGAGTGGGCAATTATTGATTTGCAAAAAATCAGTAATGTTAAAGCTATTCAAATAAATTTGACTGATTATAAATCAAATATTTACTTTAACGATTCGATTGTTTATACGCAATTTAAATTTTATACATCAAAAGATAATGTTATTTGGGAATGTGTTGTTGATTTATCGAACGAAAAACAAGATAGACCAAACGGATATTTCGAATTAGAAAATCCTATTGACGCTCGTTATATAAAATTTGAAAATATTTATGTTCCAACCCTAAATTTGGCAATAAATGCAATTCGTGTTTTTGGAAACAGTTATGATGCAAAACCGAAAACTCCAAATAGTTTAAAAGTTATTCGCGGTAAAGATGAACGAAATGCTTTTATTACTTGGGATAAGGTTGATGGAATTGTTGGTTACAATATTTTATGGGGAATTGCAAAAGATAAACTTTATCAGACTTACCAAATTTTTCATGATCAAGGACCAAAATTAGAATTGCGTGCTTTGAATAAAGGTGTTGATTACTTTTTTGCAATAGAAGCATTTAACGAAAATGGAGTATCAGAAAAGAGTTTAGCAATATCTTGTGAATAA
- a CDS encoding DUF2203 domain-containing protein, translated as MFDQEVKYFTPEEANKTLPLVKKIVKDILDYSFELKTISDSVDGEIGNNTEAQNLIIEIHGFMNELEEIGCFYKDWNFNVGLVDFPAVINNEEVYLCWKSDEEKIIYYHGINEGFKGRKLIPKFD; from the coding sequence ATGTTTGATCAAGAAGTAAAATATTTTACACCTGAAGAAGCAAATAAAACTTTACCACTTGTAAAAAAAATTGTTAAAGATATTTTGGATTATAGTTTTGAACTTAAAACTATTTCTGATTCTGTTGACGGAGAAATTGGAAATAATACGGAAGCACAAAATTTAATTATAGAAATTCATGGATTTATGAATGAGTTAGAAGAAATTGGATGCTTTTATAAAGATTGGAATTTCAATGTGGGATTGGTTGATTTTCCGGCTGTTATAAATAACGAAGAAGTATATTTATGCTGGAAAAGCGACGAAGAAAAAATTATTTATTATCACGGAATCAATGAAGGTTTTAAAGGAAGAAAGTTAATTCCAAAATTTGATTAA